From the Paramormyrops kingsleyae isolate MSU_618 chromosome 7, PKINGS_0.4, whole genome shotgun sequence genome, one window contains:
- the LOC111849952 gene encoding myotubularin-related protein 12-like isoform X2, with translation MFSLGSNGGKYTKPSFVSYVNPEKGNDALQEKNPVFLPGEVVFCSASPVLKCTHDDLLEGSIMGTLFCTNFRISFVSDQVLLEDVVQPFRNRLYGENDIPLTCVDQIYGDYDEKRKLITNTQMKNKHPNGIIVHCKDLRVFQFSLKLAKEEAAKKIFQGIVRHSLEPKSLRCIFAFSYCENIAGAPETQNKPRTLMFENIVDWMEEMKRTKGNCKLLEINKDFTISQKVLFDRLPQFFFIPTNVLEKDLAAYQGKGVPIWCWSHHSGCALFKTASLPLVQEESFLRAQKLYMERMLNAVAHNYLYAVKAVDLSETLPSIQDIQQSYSRFKQNFLIDNIGEFWISDMKWFSTLETTRWLSIIRQCLHKAVEVVEYLEKENTNILLIEDGGTDLSCVISSLVQLMLDPHYRTLTGFQSLVQKEWVVGGHNFLERCNHLNNKDKESPVFLLFLECVWQLLQQHSLAFQFSETYLTVLSDSISVAIFSTFIFSSPYQRVSSMKTESQTHGSLLNIPSVWDWSLQFDCKSQEFLFNPLYREKSKQEKTRNKNQRPKPIRQLSLPNATPPKKYFFKEETESLRKMLRGTRISRWMHLSDSAQASVWEFYNAWQQKPLDYHGLLLPDLDGPAIRLWMQRYLRWIPEVQIFGGGDITLVNKITSLSQELEELRMELEQQVRQADPRCKSTETVNKSTIRMSCFFPFASCRSGSFKPAIPTSHCDGEMDMGHLAEREDEDTELTDNSVIRGCAD, from the exons AAAGGAAACGATGCACTGCAggaaaaaaatccagtttttttgccaG GTGAAGTAGTATTTTGCAGTGCCAGTCCTGTGTTAAAGTGCACCCACGATGATCTGCTTGAGGGCAGCATTATGGGTACACTGTTCTGCACCAACTTTCGCATTTCATTTGTCAGTGACCAAGTGCTCTTAGAGGATGTG GTTCAGCCTTTCAGAAACAGGTTATATGGAGAAAATGATATTCCCCTGACATGTGTTGATCAGATCTATGGAG ATTATGATGAAAAAAGGAAACTAATAACAAATACTCAAATGAAGAATAAACATCCCAACGGGATTATTGTTCACTGTAAAGACTTGCGGGTCTTTCAGTTCTCGCTCAAGTTAGCCAAAGAAGAGGCAGCAAAAAAG ATCTTTCAGGGTATCGTCCGCCACAGTCTAGAGCCGAAGTCACTCAGATGCATTTTTGCATTTTCCTACTGTGAAAACATCGCAGGAGCTCCAG AAACGCAAAACAAACCAAGGACACTGATGTTTGAGAACATTGTTGATTGGATGGAGGAAATGAAGAGAACCAAAGGAAACTGTAAATTActggaaataaataaagattttACAATTTCACAAAA GGTTTTATTTGACAGGCTACCACAATTTTTCTTTATTCCAACAAATGTTTTGGAGAAGGATTTGGCAGCATATCAGGGGAAAGGTGTACCC ATTTGGTGCTGGTCTCACCACAGTGGCTGTGCTCTGTTTAAAACTGCCAGTTTACCTTTGGTGCAGGAGGAGAGTTTCCTACGGGCACAAAAACTGTACATGGAGAG AATGCTGAATGCTGTGGCTCACAATTACCTTTATGCTGTAAAAGCAGTGGACCTCTCTGAGACGCTTCCCAGCATCCAAGACATCCAGCAGTCCTACAGCAGATTCAAGCAGAACTTCCTCATTG ACAATATTGGTGAATTTTGGATTTCTGATATGAAATGGTTCTCTACACTGGAAACCACAAGATGGCTCAGCATCATCAG GCAGTGTCTTCATAAAGCTGTTGAGGTTGTTGAATACTTGGAAAAGGAAAATACAAACATCCTTCTTATCG AGGATGGAGGCACAGACCTCAGCTgtgtgatctccagccttgtccagCTGATGCTGGACCCTCACTACCGAACACTGACAGGCTTCCAGAGTTTGGTGCAGAAAGAGTGGGTTGTTGGTGGCCACAACTTTCTGGAGCGCTGCAACCATCTAAACAATAAGGACAAGGAG TCTCCGGTATTCCTGCTTTTCCTGGAGTGTGTTTggcagcttcttcagcagcacAGCCTGGCATTCCAGTTCTCAGAAACCTACTTGACGGTCCTCTCTGACAGCATCAGTGTCGCCATATTCAGCACATTCATCTTCAGCTCACCCTACCAGAGAGTCTCCAGCATGAAG ACTGAGTCTCAAACACACGGAAGCCTATTAAACATTCCCTCTGTGTGGGACTGGTCCTTGCAATTTGACTGCAAATCCCAGGAGTTTCTCTTTAATCCATTGTACAGAGAGAAGTCAAAACAAGAGAAAACGCGTAACAAAAATCAGCGTCCTAAG CCCATAAGGCAGTTGTCTTTACCCAATGCAACTCCtccaaaaaaatactttttcaaAGAAGAGACCGAAAGCCTGAGGAAGATGCTGAGGGGAACACGGATCAGTCGCTGGATGCACTTGTCTGACTCAGCCCAAGCTTCCGTATGGGAATTCTACAACGCTTGGCAGCAAAAGCCTCTGGACTACCACGGGCTGCTTCTGCCTGACCTGGATGGACCCGCCATCCGGCTGTGGATGCAGCGCTACCTCCGCTGGATCCCAGAAGTGCAGATCTTCGGGGGTGGGGATATTACCCTGGTGAATAAGATAACGAGCCTAAGtcaggagctggaggagctcCGCATGGAACTGGAGCAGCAGGTGCGGCAAGCTGACCCACGCTGCAAGAGCACAGAGACTGTCAACAAGAGCACCATTCGTATGTCTTGCTTCTTCCCTTTCGCCTCCTGTCGCTCTGGGTCCTTCAAGCCTGCTATACCTACCAGCCATTGTGATGGTGAAATGGACATGGGTCATTTAGCTGAGAGGGAGGATGAGGACACGGAACTCACAGACAACAGTGTGATCAGAGGATGTGCAGACTGA
- the LOC111849952 gene encoding myotubularin-related protein 12-like isoform X1 — protein MFSLGSNGGKYTKPSFVSYVNPEQKGNDALQEKNPVFLPGEVVFCSASPVLKCTHDDLLEGSIMGTLFCTNFRISFVSDQVLLEDVVQPFRNRLYGENDIPLTCVDQIYGDYDEKRKLITNTQMKNKHPNGIIVHCKDLRVFQFSLKLAKEEAAKKIFQGIVRHSLEPKSLRCIFAFSYCENIAGAPETQNKPRTLMFENIVDWMEEMKRTKGNCKLLEINKDFTISQKVLFDRLPQFFFIPTNVLEKDLAAYQGKGVPIWCWSHHSGCALFKTASLPLVQEESFLRAQKLYMERMLNAVAHNYLYAVKAVDLSETLPSIQDIQQSYSRFKQNFLIDNIGEFWISDMKWFSTLETTRWLSIIRQCLHKAVEVVEYLEKENTNILLIEDGGTDLSCVISSLVQLMLDPHYRTLTGFQSLVQKEWVVGGHNFLERCNHLNNKDKESPVFLLFLECVWQLLQQHSLAFQFSETYLTVLSDSISVAIFSTFIFSSPYQRVSSMKTESQTHGSLLNIPSVWDWSLQFDCKSQEFLFNPLYREKSKQEKTRNKNQRPKPIRQLSLPNATPPKKYFFKEETESLRKMLRGTRISRWMHLSDSAQASVWEFYNAWQQKPLDYHGLLLPDLDGPAIRLWMQRYLRWIPEVQIFGGGDITLVNKITSLSQELEELRMELEQQVRQADPRCKSTETVNKSTIRMSCFFPFASCRSGSFKPAIPTSHCDGEMDMGHLAEREDEDTELTDNSVIRGCAD, from the exons CAGAAAGGAAACGATGCACTGCAggaaaaaaatccagtttttttgccaG GTGAAGTAGTATTTTGCAGTGCCAGTCCTGTGTTAAAGTGCACCCACGATGATCTGCTTGAGGGCAGCATTATGGGTACACTGTTCTGCACCAACTTTCGCATTTCATTTGTCAGTGACCAAGTGCTCTTAGAGGATGTG GTTCAGCCTTTCAGAAACAGGTTATATGGAGAAAATGATATTCCCCTGACATGTGTTGATCAGATCTATGGAG ATTATGATGAAAAAAGGAAACTAATAACAAATACTCAAATGAAGAATAAACATCCCAACGGGATTATTGTTCACTGTAAAGACTTGCGGGTCTTTCAGTTCTCGCTCAAGTTAGCCAAAGAAGAGGCAGCAAAAAAG ATCTTTCAGGGTATCGTCCGCCACAGTCTAGAGCCGAAGTCACTCAGATGCATTTTTGCATTTTCCTACTGTGAAAACATCGCAGGAGCTCCAG AAACGCAAAACAAACCAAGGACACTGATGTTTGAGAACATTGTTGATTGGATGGAGGAAATGAAGAGAACCAAAGGAAACTGTAAATTActggaaataaataaagattttACAATTTCACAAAA GGTTTTATTTGACAGGCTACCACAATTTTTCTTTATTCCAACAAATGTTTTGGAGAAGGATTTGGCAGCATATCAGGGGAAAGGTGTACCC ATTTGGTGCTGGTCTCACCACAGTGGCTGTGCTCTGTTTAAAACTGCCAGTTTACCTTTGGTGCAGGAGGAGAGTTTCCTACGGGCACAAAAACTGTACATGGAGAG AATGCTGAATGCTGTGGCTCACAATTACCTTTATGCTGTAAAAGCAGTGGACCTCTCTGAGACGCTTCCCAGCATCCAAGACATCCAGCAGTCCTACAGCAGATTCAAGCAGAACTTCCTCATTG ACAATATTGGTGAATTTTGGATTTCTGATATGAAATGGTTCTCTACACTGGAAACCACAAGATGGCTCAGCATCATCAG GCAGTGTCTTCATAAAGCTGTTGAGGTTGTTGAATACTTGGAAAAGGAAAATACAAACATCCTTCTTATCG AGGATGGAGGCACAGACCTCAGCTgtgtgatctccagccttgtccagCTGATGCTGGACCCTCACTACCGAACACTGACAGGCTTCCAGAGTTTGGTGCAGAAAGAGTGGGTTGTTGGTGGCCACAACTTTCTGGAGCGCTGCAACCATCTAAACAATAAGGACAAGGAG TCTCCGGTATTCCTGCTTTTCCTGGAGTGTGTTTggcagcttcttcagcagcacAGCCTGGCATTCCAGTTCTCAGAAACCTACTTGACGGTCCTCTCTGACAGCATCAGTGTCGCCATATTCAGCACATTCATCTTCAGCTCACCCTACCAGAGAGTCTCCAGCATGAAG ACTGAGTCTCAAACACACGGAAGCCTATTAAACATTCCCTCTGTGTGGGACTGGTCCTTGCAATTTGACTGCAAATCCCAGGAGTTTCTCTTTAATCCATTGTACAGAGAGAAGTCAAAACAAGAGAAAACGCGTAACAAAAATCAGCGTCCTAAG CCCATAAGGCAGTTGTCTTTACCCAATGCAACTCCtccaaaaaaatactttttcaaAGAAGAGACCGAAAGCCTGAGGAAGATGCTGAGGGGAACACGGATCAGTCGCTGGATGCACTTGTCTGACTCAGCCCAAGCTTCCGTATGGGAATTCTACAACGCTTGGCAGCAAAAGCCTCTGGACTACCACGGGCTGCTTCTGCCTGACCTGGATGGACCCGCCATCCGGCTGTGGATGCAGCGCTACCTCCGCTGGATCCCAGAAGTGCAGATCTTCGGGGGTGGGGATATTACCCTGGTGAATAAGATAACGAGCCTAAGtcaggagctggaggagctcCGCATGGAACTGGAGCAGCAGGTGCGGCAAGCTGACCCACGCTGCAAGAGCACAGAGACTGTCAACAAGAGCACCATTCGTATGTCTTGCTTCTTCCCTTTCGCCTCCTGTCGCTCTGGGTCCTTCAAGCCTGCTATACCTACCAGCCATTGTGATGGTGAAATGGACATGGGTCATTTAGCTGAGAGGGAGGATGAGGACACGGAACTCACAGACAACAGTGTGATCAGAGGATGTGCAGACTGA
- the LOC111849952 gene encoding myotubularin-related protein 12-like isoform X3, translated as MFSLGSNGGKYTKPSFVSYVNPEQKGNDALQEKNPVFLPGEVVFCSASPVLKCTHDDLLEGSIMGTLFCTNFRISFVSDQVLLEDVVQPFRNRLYGENDIPLTCVDQIYGDYDEKRKLITNTQMKNKHPNGIIVHCKDLRVFQFSLKLAKEEAAKKIFQGIVRHSLEPKSLRCIFAFSYCENIAGAPETQNKPRTLMFENIVDWMEEMKRTKGNCKLLEINKDFTISQKLPQFFFIPTNVLEKDLAAYQGKGVPIWCWSHHSGCALFKTASLPLVQEESFLRAQKLYMERMLNAVAHNYLYAVKAVDLSETLPSIQDIQQSYSRFKQNFLIDNIGEFWISDMKWFSTLETTRWLSIIRQCLHKAVEVVEYLEKENTNILLIEDGGTDLSCVISSLVQLMLDPHYRTLTGFQSLVQKEWVVGGHNFLERCNHLNNKDKESPVFLLFLECVWQLLQQHSLAFQFSETYLTVLSDSISVAIFSTFIFSSPYQRVSSMKTESQTHGSLLNIPSVWDWSLQFDCKSQEFLFNPLYREKSKQEKTRNKNQRPKPIRQLSLPNATPPKKYFFKEETESLRKMLRGTRISRWMHLSDSAQASVWEFYNAWQQKPLDYHGLLLPDLDGPAIRLWMQRYLRWIPEVQIFGGGDITLVNKITSLSQELEELRMELEQQVRQADPRCKSTETVNKSTIRMSCFFPFASCRSGSFKPAIPTSHCDGEMDMGHLAEREDEDTELTDNSVIRGCAD; from the exons CAGAAAGGAAACGATGCACTGCAggaaaaaaatccagtttttttgccaG GTGAAGTAGTATTTTGCAGTGCCAGTCCTGTGTTAAAGTGCACCCACGATGATCTGCTTGAGGGCAGCATTATGGGTACACTGTTCTGCACCAACTTTCGCATTTCATTTGTCAGTGACCAAGTGCTCTTAGAGGATGTG GTTCAGCCTTTCAGAAACAGGTTATATGGAGAAAATGATATTCCCCTGACATGTGTTGATCAGATCTATGGAG ATTATGATGAAAAAAGGAAACTAATAACAAATACTCAAATGAAGAATAAACATCCCAACGGGATTATTGTTCACTGTAAAGACTTGCGGGTCTTTCAGTTCTCGCTCAAGTTAGCCAAAGAAGAGGCAGCAAAAAAG ATCTTTCAGGGTATCGTCCGCCACAGTCTAGAGCCGAAGTCACTCAGATGCATTTTTGCATTTTCCTACTGTGAAAACATCGCAGGAGCTCCAG AAACGCAAAACAAACCAAGGACACTGATGTTTGAGAACATTGTTGATTGGATGGAGGAAATGAAGAGAACCAAAGGAAACTGTAAATTActggaaataaataaagattttACAATTTCACAAAA GCTACCACAATTTTTCTTTATTCCAACAAATGTTTTGGAGAAGGATTTGGCAGCATATCAGGGGAAAGGTGTACCC ATTTGGTGCTGGTCTCACCACAGTGGCTGTGCTCTGTTTAAAACTGCCAGTTTACCTTTGGTGCAGGAGGAGAGTTTCCTACGGGCACAAAAACTGTACATGGAGAG AATGCTGAATGCTGTGGCTCACAATTACCTTTATGCTGTAAAAGCAGTGGACCTCTCTGAGACGCTTCCCAGCATCCAAGACATCCAGCAGTCCTACAGCAGATTCAAGCAGAACTTCCTCATTG ACAATATTGGTGAATTTTGGATTTCTGATATGAAATGGTTCTCTACACTGGAAACCACAAGATGGCTCAGCATCATCAG GCAGTGTCTTCATAAAGCTGTTGAGGTTGTTGAATACTTGGAAAAGGAAAATACAAACATCCTTCTTATCG AGGATGGAGGCACAGACCTCAGCTgtgtgatctccagccttgtccagCTGATGCTGGACCCTCACTACCGAACACTGACAGGCTTCCAGAGTTTGGTGCAGAAAGAGTGGGTTGTTGGTGGCCACAACTTTCTGGAGCGCTGCAACCATCTAAACAATAAGGACAAGGAG TCTCCGGTATTCCTGCTTTTCCTGGAGTGTGTTTggcagcttcttcagcagcacAGCCTGGCATTCCAGTTCTCAGAAACCTACTTGACGGTCCTCTCTGACAGCATCAGTGTCGCCATATTCAGCACATTCATCTTCAGCTCACCCTACCAGAGAGTCTCCAGCATGAAG ACTGAGTCTCAAACACACGGAAGCCTATTAAACATTCCCTCTGTGTGGGACTGGTCCTTGCAATTTGACTGCAAATCCCAGGAGTTTCTCTTTAATCCATTGTACAGAGAGAAGTCAAAACAAGAGAAAACGCGTAACAAAAATCAGCGTCCTAAG CCCATAAGGCAGTTGTCTTTACCCAATGCAACTCCtccaaaaaaatactttttcaaAGAAGAGACCGAAAGCCTGAGGAAGATGCTGAGGGGAACACGGATCAGTCGCTGGATGCACTTGTCTGACTCAGCCCAAGCTTCCGTATGGGAATTCTACAACGCTTGGCAGCAAAAGCCTCTGGACTACCACGGGCTGCTTCTGCCTGACCTGGATGGACCCGCCATCCGGCTGTGGATGCAGCGCTACCTCCGCTGGATCCCAGAAGTGCAGATCTTCGGGGGTGGGGATATTACCCTGGTGAATAAGATAACGAGCCTAAGtcaggagctggaggagctcCGCATGGAACTGGAGCAGCAGGTGCGGCAAGCTGACCCACGCTGCAAGAGCACAGAGACTGTCAACAAGAGCACCATTCGTATGTCTTGCTTCTTCCCTTTCGCCTCCTGTCGCTCTGGGTCCTTCAAGCCTGCTATACCTACCAGCCATTGTGATGGTGAAATGGACATGGGTCATTTAGCTGAGAGGGAGGATGAGGACACGGAACTCACAGACAACAGTGTGATCAGAGGATGTGCAGACTGA